Proteins encoded by one window of Bryobacteraceae bacterium:
- a CDS encoding SGNH/GDSL hydrolase family protein has translation MRIRHLRTALAVAGFLCASPLWPQTAVRPEFAPVTDDPALPRVLLIGDSISIGYTLAVREHLRGVANVHRPPENCGATERGLEKIERWLGTGRWDLIHFNWGLHDLKYLDGNNQLALPPRGKQVASPEEYGRNLEKLVLRLKKTAAALLWRPTTPVPEGAAGRYPADAPRYNEVALRIMRRHGVAVDDLNAFIAARKIPHVQPDNVHFSADSSEMLGRHIAEVIRGSLGARKPAR, from the coding sequence GTGCGTATCCGGCATCTTCGCACGGCCCTTGCCGTCGCTGGTTTTCTGTGTGCTTCGCCGCTGTGGCCGCAGACGGCGGTCCGTCCGGAATTCGCTCCGGTGACCGACGATCCGGCGCTGCCGAGAGTCCTCCTCATCGGCGATTCGATTTCGATCGGCTATACGCTCGCTGTGCGCGAGCACCTGCGCGGCGTGGCCAACGTGCATCGTCCGCCGGAGAACTGCGGCGCCACCGAGCGCGGGCTCGAGAAGATCGAGCGTTGGCTCGGGACCGGGAGGTGGGATCTGATCCATTTCAACTGGGGCCTGCACGATCTCAAGTACCTGGACGGCAACAACCAATTGGCCCTCCCGCCGCGAGGCAAGCAGGTCGCCTCACCCGAGGAGTACGGACGGAACCTCGAGAAGCTCGTGTTGCGGCTGAAGAAGACCGCCGCGGCGCTGTTGTGGCGGCCCACGACTCCGGTGCCCGAGGGCGCCGCCGGGCGATACCCGGCCGATGCGCCGCGCTACAACGAAGTCGCGCTGCGGATCATGCGCCGGCACGGGGTGGCGGTGGACGATCTGAATGCGTTTATCGCAGCGCGGAAGATCCCACACGTTCAGCCGGACAACGTGCATTTTTCCGCGGATTCATCGGAGATGCTGGGCCGTCATATCGCGGAAGTGATTCGGGGTAGTCTCGGGGCCCGAAAACCGGCGCGGTAG
- a CDS encoding SDR family oxidoreductase — MKLNGNTILITGGGSGIGRALAERFHALGNTVIITGRRESALAATVAGNPGIHAMTLDVRDPDAITAFAAKVTAAHPALNVVVNNAGIMVREDLTDPGHLATSDATIATNLAGPIRLNAALLGHLRARERGAILNVSSGLASIPLAPFPTYCATKAAIHSYSQSLSRQLRGTSVQVIEIVPPYVQTELTGADQAADPRAMPLADYIAETFQLLEANPDAGEILVERVKMLRFAEVRGEYETTFGHLNDAF, encoded by the coding sequence ATGAAGCTGAACGGCAATACGATTCTCATCACCGGCGGAGGCAGTGGCATCGGACGCGCGTTGGCGGAGCGATTTCATGCGCTGGGCAACACCGTCATCATTACGGGCAGGCGCGAATCCGCACTCGCGGCAACCGTCGCCGGGAATCCCGGAATACATGCCATGACACTCGACGTGCGGGACCCCGACGCGATCACCGCCTTCGCGGCCAAGGTGACCGCCGCACATCCGGCGCTGAACGTGGTGGTCAACAACGCCGGCATCATGGTCCGCGAGGACCTCACCGACCCCGGCCACCTCGCGACGTCGGACGCAACCATCGCCACCAACCTCGCCGGTCCCATCCGCCTCAACGCCGCGCTGCTCGGCCATCTGCGCGCTCGCGAACGCGGGGCGATCCTGAACGTCTCCTCCGGGCTGGCCTCCATACCGCTGGCGCCCTTTCCCACGTATTGCGCCACCAAGGCGGCGATCCACTCCTACAGCCAGTCCCTGAGCCGCCAGTTGAGGGGCACGTCCGTGCAGGTAATCGAGATCGTCCCGCCCTATGTCCAAACCGAACTGACCGGCGCGGACCAGGCAGCCGACCCGCGCGCGATGCCCCTTGCCGACTACATCGCCGAGACGTTCCAGTTGCTCGAAGCGAACCCGGACGCGGGAGAGATCCTCGTGGAGCGCGTGAAGATGCTGCGGTTCGCCGAGGTGCGCGGAGAGTACGAAACAACCTTCGGCCACCTCAACGACGCCTTTTGA
- a CDS encoding polysaccharide pyruvyl transferase family protein, whose product MNSSGPSRRAVLALVAARATAAAPARILLRSSWQSVNIGDVGHTPGALNLIEKHFPEAELTLWPGVLGHGSRDLLTKNFPRLRIAEGSVGADGKPTTPALADAWAGASLYLSGSGSGFPASNHAVAFRKATGKPVGVFGVSTDPISGFGGGREPEGGTLAEIRRKAAKLPPTHLSADLRFIMDQSAFFFCRDTISRDYLRAQRVKTPILEFGPDAQLGMTLRDEARAAAFLAANGLEEGKFICVIPRLRYTPYYRIRNTPRKPDDDVKDAINNRTTERDHAKLREMIASYVRQTGNKVLACAEMTYQVEMAKEVLVDPLPSEIRKNVVWRDSFWMPDEAASVYARALAVISVECHSPLIALHNGTPAFYVRQPTDTCKGQMYRDFGAGEWMFEIDEATGASLWNRLSAIQRDPARAKAKVRSMMATVDRLQRRMVDAVHAAADRGV is encoded by the coding sequence ATGAACTCTTCCGGTCCCTCCCGCCGAGCCGTGCTCGCCCTCGTCGCGGCGCGCGCCACCGCAGCCGCCCCGGCGCGCATCCTCCTCCGTAGTTCGTGGCAGAGCGTCAACATCGGCGATGTGGGCCACACGCCCGGCGCGCTCAACCTCATCGAGAAGCACTTCCCCGAAGCCGAACTGACGCTCTGGCCCGGCGTCCTCGGGCACGGTTCGCGCGACCTGTTGACGAAGAACTTTCCGCGTCTCCGCATTGCGGAAGGCAGCGTCGGGGCGGACGGCAAGCCGACCACGCCGGCGCTCGCCGATGCATGGGCCGGCGCGAGCCTGTACCTCAGCGGCTCCGGCTCCGGATTCCCGGCCAGCAACCACGCCGTCGCGTTTCGGAAAGCCACCGGTAAGCCCGTGGGGGTGTTCGGCGTCAGCACGGACCCCATCTCCGGCTTCGGCGGCGGCCGCGAACCGGAAGGCGGCACGCTCGCCGAGATCCGCCGCAAGGCCGCCAAGCTGCCACCGACGCACCTCAGCGCCGACCTCCGATTCATCATGGACCAGTCCGCGTTCTTCTTCTGCCGCGACACCATCTCGCGCGACTACCTCCGCGCGCAGCGCGTGAAAACGCCCATCCTTGAATTCGGTCCGGACGCGCAACTCGGCATGACGCTCCGCGACGAAGCCCGCGCAGCCGCCTTCCTCGCCGCGAACGGCCTTGAGGAGGGCAAGTTCATCTGCGTGATCCCGCGCCTGCGCTACACGCCGTACTACCGCATCCGCAACACACCCCGCAAGCCGGACGACGACGTGAAGGACGCCATCAACAATCGCACCACCGAACGCGATCACGCGAAGCTCCGCGAGATGATCGCTTCCTACGTGCGGCAAACCGGCAACAAGGTGCTCGCGTGCGCGGAGATGACGTACCAGGTGGAAATGGCGAAGGAAGTGCTCGTCGATCCGCTCCCGTCCGAGATCCGGAAGAATGTCGTGTGGCGCGACAGCTTCTGGATGCCGGACGAAGCTGCGTCCGTCTACGCGCGCGCTCTTGCCGTCATCAGTGTCGAATGCCACTCCCCGCTGATCGCGCTGCACAACGGGACGCCCGCCTTCTATGTCCGTCAGCCCACGGACACCTGCAAGGGTCAGATGTACCGCGATTTCGGCGCGGGAGAATGGATGTTCGAGATCGACGAGGCCACCGGAGCCTCGCTCTGGAACCGGCTCTCGGCGATCCAGCGCGACCCGGCGCGGGCCAAAGCGAAAGTGCGATCGATGATGGCCACCGTCGATCGTCTGCAGCGCCGCATGGTGGACGCCGTCCACGCCGCTGCCGATAGAGGTGTGTGA
- a CDS encoding amidohydrolase, which yields MTRTTLLFLTSLLPAQDTVYHNGRVITLAPAAPSAEAFLVRGARFAAVGSNAAVFAAAPNAARVDLHGRTVVPGLNDSHTHPIGAALAEIDGEVPFLSSIADVQAYIRKLAAAKSRGGIIFVPKVYATRMAERRYPTRQDLDAASGAREAMTDNSYASVLNSALLRRLNITRDTPQPPNGKIIKDAGGEPTGLILGARQIIAPLLDSREFTAGEQLEALSKMQAAYNRVGITSTGDRGQGPEGFRVYQELKRRGRMTVRTAVTYRISAAGKPEDVVRQVESIPFVTGWGDDWLRVGPIKSVVDGGILIGTAYLRAPYGTNTQVYGYSDPDYRGVLNVPRENLIAMARTANRLGWQMTSHTTGGGATDALLDAYEAANKEKSILGRRFTVTHGNFPDGRAIERAAKLGVAFDVQPQWHHFDGPALAPVFGPERTKWFLPLRAMLDAGIVVAGGSDHMIKFDPRKSINAYHPFYAMWMTVTRKTATGEVLGGEQRITREEALRLWTANPAWLTFEEQEKGTIEAGKLADFTVIDRDYLRVPEDEIKEIEAVQTVVGGKTVYESPAFKR from the coding sequence ATGACCCGGACCACGCTGCTTTTCCTTACCTCCCTGCTTCCCGCGCAGGACACCGTTTATCACAACGGACGCGTGATCACCCTGGCGCCGGCGGCGCCATCGGCCGAAGCCTTCCTCGTCCGCGGCGCCCGCTTCGCCGCGGTTGGCTCCAACGCCGCCGTGTTCGCCGCCGCGCCAAACGCCGCCCGTGTCGATCTCCACGGACGCACGGTTGTCCCCGGGCTCAACGATTCGCACACGCACCCAATCGGCGCGGCGCTCGCCGAGATCGACGGCGAGGTTCCCTTTCTCTCCTCGATCGCCGACGTGCAGGCCTACATCCGGAAGCTGGCCGCCGCCAAATCGCGCGGTGGAATCATATTCGTGCCCAAGGTCTACGCCACGCGCATGGCCGAACGCCGCTACCCAACGCGCCAGGATCTCGATGCCGCCTCGGGCGCGCGCGAAGCGATGACCGACAACTCCTACGCATCCGTTCTCAATTCGGCGCTCCTGCGGCGTCTCAACATCACCCGCGACACGCCGCAACCTCCCAACGGCAAGATCATCAAGGACGCCGGCGGCGAGCCCACGGGACTGATCCTCGGCGCGCGGCAAATTATCGCCCCGCTGCTCGACTCGCGCGAGTTCACCGCCGGGGAGCAACTCGAGGCGCTCTCGAAAATGCAGGCCGCCTACAACCGTGTCGGCATCACCTCCACCGGCGACCGCGGTCAGGGGCCGGAAGGCTTCCGTGTGTATCAGGAACTGAAGCGCCGCGGCCGGATGACCGTACGCACCGCGGTCACCTACCGCATCTCAGCGGCGGGCAAACCCGAAGATGTGGTGCGACAGGTGGAATCGATCCCGTTCGTCACCGGGTGGGGGGACGACTGGCTGCGCGTGGGTCCGATCAAATCCGTGGTGGACGGCGGCATCCTCATTGGCACAGCCTATCTGCGCGCTCCCTACGGTACGAATACGCAGGTGTACGGCTACTCGGATCCCGACTATCGCGGGGTGCTGAACGTCCCGCGTGAGAATCTCATCGCCATGGCGCGGACCGCCAATCGGCTCGGCTGGCAGATGACCTCGCACACCACCGGGGGCGGCGCGACCGATGCCCTGCTCGACGCCTATGAGGCAGCCAACAAAGAAAAGTCCATCCTCGGCCGCCGCTTCACCGTCACACACGGCAACTTCCCAGACGGGCGCGCCATCGAACGCGCGGCGAAACTGGGCGTCGCCTTCGACGTGCAGCCGCAATGGCACCACTTCGATGGACCCGCGCTCGCGCCGGTGTTCGGTCCGGAACGTACGAAGTGGTTCCTTCCGCTGCGCGCCATGCTCGACGCCGGCATCGTCGTCGCCGGCGGCTCCGATCACATGATCAAATTCGATCCGCGCAAGTCGATCAACGCCTACCACCCCTTCTACGCGATGTGGATGACGGTTACCCGCAAGACCGCCACCGGCGAAGTGCTCGGTGGGGAGCAGCGGATCACGCGCGAGGAAGCCCTGCGTTTGTGGACGGCGAACCCGGCCTGGCTCACCTTCGAGGAACAGGAAAAGGGGACCATCGAAGCGGGCAAGCTCGCCGACTTCACCGTGATTGACCGCGACTACCTGAGAGTCCCCGAAGACGAGATCAAAGAGATCGAAGCGGTCCAGACCGTGGTCGGCGGCAAGACTGTCTACGAAAGCCCCGCCTTCAAGCGATAA